A single window of Myxocyprinus asiaticus isolate MX2 ecotype Aquarium Trade chromosome 34, UBuf_Myxa_2, whole genome shotgun sequence DNA harbors:
- the LOC127425564 gene encoding voltage-dependent calcium channel gamma-7 subunit-like → MSSFSTKALTLLSSVFGACGLLLVGVAVSTDYWLLMEEGIVLQQNQTNEVKMALHSGLWRVCFVAGPEKGRCVASEYFTEPEIEITTENTANILKMVRTATPFPMVSLLFVFTAFVISNIGHIRPQRTILAFVSGIFFILSGLSLVVGLVLYISSINDEVMNRPREPEQFFHYHYGWSFAFAASSFLLKEGAGVMSVYLFMKRYAEEEMYRPHPALYRPRLSECSDYSGQYLHPDSWPPPQRGRSASEVSSDISIQLNQTPLPPPKSSRPSNPHSSSGPSSGASYHLPPASSSSSSSYPHTIHSSHSGGPVPQSLPMATPPAAVPPPRYHAHMRMSASPC, encoded by the exons ATGAGTTCTTTTAGCACCAAGGCACTGACGCTCCTGTCGTCTGTGTTTGGGGCATGCGGGCTACTCCTGGTGGGCGTAGCTGTGTCTACAGACTACTGGTTGTTAATGGAAGAGGGCATTGTTCTGCAACAGAACCAAACCAATGAAGTGAAGATGGCCCTGCATTCTGGACTCTGGAGGGTCTGTTTTGTGGCTG gGCCAGAGAAGGGGAGATGTGTGGCATCTGAATACTTCACAGAGCCAGAAATAGAGATCACCACTGAGAACACTGCCAATATACTGA AAATGGTAAGAACGGCCACCCCCTTCCCCATGGTCTCACTTCTTTTTGTCTTTACGGCCTTCGTCATAAGTAACATCGGCCACATCCGTCCCCAGCGCACCATTTTGGCCTTTGTCTCTGGAATCTTCTTCATCTTATCAG gTTTAAGTTTAGTGGTTGGTCTGGTGCTGTATATCTCGAGTATAAATGATGAAGTGATGAACAGGCCCCGGGAACCAGAGCAGTTCTTTCATTACCATTATGGCTGGTCATTTGCTTTTGCTGCCAGCTCCTTTCTGCTAAAAGAG GGTGCTGGGGTTATGTCCGTCTATCTCTTCATGAAACGCTATGCAGAGGAGGAGATGTACCGGCCCCACCCTGCACTCTATCGTCCTCGTCTGTCTGAATGCAGTGACTACAGCGGCCAATACCTGCACCCCGACTCCTGGCCTCCTCCTCAGCGTGGACGTAGCGCCTCTGAGGTGTCCAGTGACATCTCCATTCAACTCAACCAGACCCCGCTGCCTCCACCCAAAAGCAGCAGGCCATCCAATCCACACTCTTCATCAGGGCCCTCCTCCGGGGCCAGCTATCACCTCCCAcctgcctcctcctcctcttcctcttcctatCCTCACACCATCCACTCCTCCCATTCCGGTGGCCCCGTCCCTCAGTCCCTCCCAATGGCCACACCCCCAGCCGCTGTGCCACCCCCTCGCTACCATGCCCACATGCGCATGAGCGCCTCCCCATGTTAG